A section of the Phycodurus eques isolate BA_2022a chromosome 4, UOR_Pequ_1.1, whole genome shotgun sequence genome encodes:
- the rasip1 gene encoding ras-interacting protein 1 isoform X3, with the protein MEMLYPVALTIAPCWPTLTLRPVSSSLRSSLATQRESGRRQMMQPIQQPDGAIKWETECRRNVAPWECPLLLADMWRPKDGFERRFEIQRKEDYEREEREREREGESYQGVRWRRSRMSSGGAAEEGERGHRGRNSELRRSISDMNLSLRRRQGNHVTNDPRGGGSRPANNNGAVQDRKNIVSMINPLQGEIRASKAEAKVGWTHQQPEEEKDYSSCDLEMMSQSLILPPTDRPYFLLLQGYDQSKDFVLYIMAGHTHVFGRKPTMREREKDKERERKGKKPLKVDTFLSAPDLLARHLLVRRDSAVPETPTGRALIRPFRGGGVTHNGVALYRETVLNPGDIIGLGNHFLFLYRDPRVTPAPPLALTLPWHSDGSHPCCSSGLADKQEALRHYLGSTESVLKFHPRHADGLLQEILSKNSSPDSGGGPLAPAYLLSIMIDHASKCLDPALTPQILLKAANQIKEIVWDNIKEFGDKHPTQNSSEPEIEISTANVQKLSSDLRPLMFWMSNATELLNFFQVKVEVMEKEWEFEAPGDPVLTADMDTCSEALAQLDDVIMHTFQQCVYHLTKTLYSLLPALLDTNPFSSEEKEKGKAGAQGVEGEEKGEEEVDDVSALPAKVAGLVEVYRSSLILSREACLSPPLTSQTFGYLFFFTNTSLLNTLLERDGLFSWSRAVQIRTNLDLVLDWLQGAGLGDIASEFMKKLSVIVNFLCIPKTRLIQSSWNSLQEDHALLSPAQLHHLLTHYKLGPSRAPPVSWAPPPGTELSGDIFESFLDHPPLILPNETPRLDLSQPVPSSDLLKEVTRLRTFLWGLDQDELPANQRTRL; encoded by the exons ATGGAGATGCTCTATCCAGTGGCGCTAACTATCGCTCCCTGCTGGCCAACACTCACTCTACGGCCAGTCAGCTCATCGCTCAGGTCATCACTCGCTacacagagagagagcgggAGGAGACAGATGATGCAG CCCATCCAGCAGCCAGATGGAGCTATCAAGTGGGAGACGGAGTGTCGGAGAAATGTAGCCCCATGGGAGTGCCCCTTGTTGTTGGCGGACATGTGGCGGCCCAAGGATGGATTCGAGCGGCGGTTTGAAATTCAGAGGAAGGAAGACTACGAACGAGAGGAGAGGGAGCGGGAGAGGGAAGGAGAGAGCTATCAAG GTGTGCGCTGGAGGCGAAGCAGGATGTCGTCAGGGGGCGCAGCGGAGGAGGGCGAGCGTGGCCACCGCGGAAGGAACTCGGAGCTCAGGAGGAGCATCAGTGACATGAACCTCAGCCTGAGGCGCCGCCAAGGCAACCACGTGACCAACGACCCGCGTGGAGGTGGCAGCCGGCCCGCCAACAACAACGGAGCGGTGCAGGACAGGAAAAACATTGTGAGCATGATCAACCCGCTGCAAGGAGAG ATTAGAGCATCAAAGGCAGAGGCAAAGGTCGGCTGGACGCACCAGCAGCCAGAGGAGGAGAAGGACTACTCCAGCTGTGACCTGGAGATGATGTCCCAAAGTTTGATCCTTCCACCTACGGACCGGCCCTACTTCTTGTTGCTGCAGGGTTACGACCAGAGCAAG gattttgttttgtacattATGGCGGGACATACGCACGTGtttgggagaaaacccacgatgAGGGAACGGGAGAAGGacaaagaaagagagaggaagGGGAAGAAGCCCCTCAAGGTGGACACATTCCTGTCTGCACCTGACCTCTTGGCCAGACACTTACTTGTGAGGAGGGATTCTGCTGTTCCCGAGACCCCCACTGGGCGAG CCTTGATCCGTCCTTTCCGAGGAGGTGGCGTCACACACAACGGGGTGGCTCTTTACAGGGAGACAGTCCTAAACCCCGGCGATATCATCGGTCTCGGGAACCACTTCCTCTTCTTGTACCGCGACCCCCGAGTCACCCCGGCTCCTCCGTTGGCATTGACGCTGCCGTGGCACTCGGACGGCTCGCATCCATGCTGCTCCTCGGGGTTGGCGGACAAGCAGGAGGCGCTGAGGCACTATCTAGGATCCACAGAGTCTGTTCTGAAGTTCCATCCTCGGCACGCTGATGGCTTGTTGCAG GAGATACTGTCGAAAAACTCCTCTCCCGACTCCGGAGGAGGGCCTTTGGCGCCGGCGTATCTGCTGTCAATCATGATCGACCACGCGTCCAAGTGCCTCGATCCTGCGCTCACGCCGCAGATATTGCTCAAGGCGGCCAATCAGATCAAAGAAATTGTGTGG GATAACATTAAGGAATTTGGGGATAAGCATCCCACGCAAAA TTCCAGTGAGCCAGAAATCGAGATTAGCACAGCCAATGTCCAGAAGTTGTCATCGGACCTTAGACCCTTGATGTTCTGGATGTCCAACGCCACTGAGCTCCTCAACTTCTTCCAGGTTAAAGTGGAAGTCATGGAGAAAGAGTGGGAATTTGAAG CCCCAGGAGATCCGGTGTTGACTGCCGACATGGACACATGCTCAGAAGCTCTCGCTCAACTCGACGACGTCATCATGCACACCTTCCAGCAGTGCGTCTATCACCTAACAAAG ACCCTCTACTCCCTCCTTCCTGCGCTGCTGGACACCAACCCTTTCTCCagcgaggagaaggagaagggaAAGGCTGGAGCACAGGGAGTGGAGGGAGAGGAGAAGGGAGAGGAAGAGGTGGACGACGTGTCCGCCCTGCCGGCCAAAGTGGCCGGGCTGGTGGAGGTGTATCGCTCTTCCCTGATTCTCTCCCGGGAAGCTTGCCTTTCCCCGCCGCTCACCTCCCAAACCTTCGGctacctcttcttcttcaccaACACCTCTTTGCTCAACACCTTGTTGGAGAGAG ATGGACTCTTTTCTTGGTCCCGAGCTGTGCAGATCCGTACAAACTTGGACTTGGTCCTGGACTGGCTCCAGGGGGCGGGACTTGGGGACATTGCCTCCGagttcatgaagaagctgtcaGTCATTGTCAACTTTTTATGTATTCCGAAAACCCGTCTCATCCAG TCCTCCTGGAACAGTTTACAAGAGGATCACGCCTTGTTAAGCCCTGCCCAACTGCACCACCTTCTCACTCATTATAAACTGGGACCAAGCAGAGCCCCCCCAGTCTCCTGGGCTCCCCCACCTGGCACGGAGCTAAGTGGAG ACATATTTGAGAGCTTCCTGGACCACCCTCCTCTCATCCTGCCAAACGAGACTCCTCGCCTTGACTTATCTCAGCCGGTGCCGAGCTCGGACCTCCTGAAGGAAGTGACGCGTCTCCGCACCTTCTTGTGGGGCCTCGACCAGGACGAGCTCCCCGCCAATCAAAGGACTCGGCTTTGA
- the LOC133401450 gene encoding cytochrome c oxidase subunit 6B1, with protein MSETIEEKIKNYRTAPFDARFPNTNQTRNCFQNYLDFHRCNKALSAKDQDVAPCNWYQRVYKSLCPMSWVAKWDEQIENGSFPGKI; from the exons ATGTCTGAGACAATTGAGGAGAAGATCAAGAACTACAGGACGGCGCCCTTCGACGCCCGGTTCCCCAACACCAACCAGACCCGCAACTGCTTCCAGAACTACCTAG ACTTCCACAGGTGCAACAAGGCCCTGTCAGCCAAAGACCAGGATGTGGCCCCCTGCAACTGGTACCAGAGGGTTTACAAAAGTCTTTGTCCCATGAGCTGG GTTGCCAAATGGGACGAGCAGATAGAGAATGGAAGTTTCCCTGGAAAGATCTAA
- the rasip1 gene encoding ras-interacting protein 1 isoform X2, with amino-acid sequence MDERSTTSSDAASLHEAPSIPSSSLSNSTPSLASPNPSPSPSPAFLRPRPAAPQSRAKRLSHLFLRGRSNSDRDRAVGERERELWAHSAASSSHHYVPPATSSAPGLIKIYGDALSSGANYRSLLANTHSTASQLIAQVITRYTEREREETDDAVIQKHIPEDFLLCDVIGKPIQQPDGAIKWETECRRNVAPWECPLLLADMWRPKDGFERRFEIQRKEDYEREEREREREGESYQGVRWRRSRMSSGGAAEEGERGHRGRNSELRRSISDMNLSLRRRQGNHVTNDPRGGGSRPANNNGAVQDRKNIVSMINPLQGEIRASKAEAKVGWTHQQPEEEKDYSSCDLEMMSQSLILPPTDRPYFLLLQGYDQSKDFVLYIMAGHTHVFGRKPTMREREKDKERERKGKKPLKVDTFLSAPDLLARHLLVRRDSAVPETPTGRALIRPFRGGGVTHNGVALYRETVLNPGDIIGLGNHFLFLYRDPRVTPAPPLALTLPWHSDGSHPCCSSGLADKQEALRHYLGSTESVLKFHPRHADGLLQEILSKNSSPDSGGGPLAPAYLLSIMIDHASKCLDPALTPQILLKAANQIKEIVWDNIKEFGDKHPTQNSSEPEIEISTANVQKLSSDLRPLMFWMSNATELLNFFQVKVEVMEKEWEFEAPGDPVLTADMDTCSEALAQLDDVIMHTFQQCVYHLTKTLYSLLPALLDTNPFSSEEKEKGKAGAQGVEGEEKGEEEVDDVSALPAKVAGLVEVYRSSLILSREACLSPPLTSQTFGYLFFFTNTSLLNTLLERDGLFSWSRAVQIRTNLDLVLDWLQGAGLGDIASEFMKKLSVIVNFLCIPKTRLIQSSWNSLQEDHALLSPAQLHHLLTHYKLGPSRAPPVSWAPPPGTELSGDIFESFLDHPPLILPNETPRLDLSQPVPSSDLLKEVTRLRTFLWGLDQDELPANQRTRL; translated from the exons atggatgaaag GTCGACCACCAGCTCTGACGCGGCCTCACTTCACGAGGCGCCCTCCATTCCTTCCTCTTCCCTGTCTAACTCCACTCCCTCGCTGGCTTCCCCAAACCCGTCGCCGTCTCCTTCCCCGGCCTTCCTCAGGCCTCGGCCGGCTGCGCCCCAGTCGCGCGCCAAGCGCCTTTCCCACCTCTTCCTACGGGGGCGCTCCAACAGCGACCGAGACCGAGCGGTGGGGGAGAGGGAGCGAGAGCTTTGGGCCCACTCGGCGGCCTCCTCCTCTCACCACTATGTGCCCCCGGCCACTTCTTCTGCTCCGGGCCTGATCAAGATCTATGGAGATGCTCTATCCAGTGGCGCTAACTATCGCTCCCTGCTGGCCAACACTCACTCTACGGCCAGTCAGCTCATCGCTCAGGTCATCACTCGCTacacagagagagagcgggAGGAGACAGATGATGCAG TTATCCAGAAACACATCCCTGAGGACTTCCTTCTGTGTGATGTAATCGGAAAGCCCATCCAGCAGCCAGATGGAGCTATCAAGTGGGAGACGGAGTGTCGGAGAAATGTAGCCCCATGGGAGTGCCCCTTGTTGTTGGCGGACATGTGGCGGCCCAAGGATGGATTCGAGCGGCGGTTTGAAATTCAGAGGAAGGAAGACTACGAACGAGAGGAGAGGGAGCGGGAGAGGGAAGGAGAGAGCTATCAAG GTGTGCGCTGGAGGCGAAGCAGGATGTCGTCAGGGGGCGCAGCGGAGGAGGGCGAGCGTGGCCACCGCGGAAGGAACTCGGAGCTCAGGAGGAGCATCAGTGACATGAACCTCAGCCTGAGGCGCCGCCAAGGCAACCACGTGACCAACGACCCGCGTGGAGGTGGCAGCCGGCCCGCCAACAACAACGGAGCGGTGCAGGACAGGAAAAACATTGTGAGCATGATCAACCCGCTGCAAGGAGAG ATTAGAGCATCAAAGGCAGAGGCAAAGGTCGGCTGGACGCACCAGCAGCCAGAGGAGGAGAAGGACTACTCCAGCTGTGACCTGGAGATGATGTCCCAAAGTTTGATCCTTCCACCTACGGACCGGCCCTACTTCTTGTTGCTGCAGGGTTACGACCAGAGCAAG gattttgttttgtacattATGGCGGGACATACGCACGTGtttgggagaaaacccacgatgAGGGAACGGGAGAAGGacaaagaaagagagaggaagGGGAAGAAGCCCCTCAAGGTGGACACATTCCTGTCTGCACCTGACCTCTTGGCCAGACACTTACTTGTGAGGAGGGATTCTGCTGTTCCCGAGACCCCCACTGGGCGAG CCTTGATCCGTCCTTTCCGAGGAGGTGGCGTCACACACAACGGGGTGGCTCTTTACAGGGAGACAGTCCTAAACCCCGGCGATATCATCGGTCTCGGGAACCACTTCCTCTTCTTGTACCGCGACCCCCGAGTCACCCCGGCTCCTCCGTTGGCATTGACGCTGCCGTGGCACTCGGACGGCTCGCATCCATGCTGCTCCTCGGGGTTGGCGGACAAGCAGGAGGCGCTGAGGCACTATCTAGGATCCACAGAGTCTGTTCTGAAGTTCCATCCTCGGCACGCTGATGGCTTGTTGCAG GAGATACTGTCGAAAAACTCCTCTCCCGACTCCGGAGGAGGGCCTTTGGCGCCGGCGTATCTGCTGTCAATCATGATCGACCACGCGTCCAAGTGCCTCGATCCTGCGCTCACGCCGCAGATATTGCTCAAGGCGGCCAATCAGATCAAAGAAATTGTGTGG GATAACATTAAGGAATTTGGGGATAAGCATCCCACGCAAAA TTCCAGTGAGCCAGAAATCGAGATTAGCACAGCCAATGTCCAGAAGTTGTCATCGGACCTTAGACCCTTGATGTTCTGGATGTCCAACGCCACTGAGCTCCTCAACTTCTTCCAGGTTAAAGTGGAAGTCATGGAGAAAGAGTGGGAATTTGAAG CCCCAGGAGATCCGGTGTTGACTGCCGACATGGACACATGCTCAGAAGCTCTCGCTCAACTCGACGACGTCATCATGCACACCTTCCAGCAGTGCGTCTATCACCTAACAAAG ACCCTCTACTCCCTCCTTCCTGCGCTGCTGGACACCAACCCTTTCTCCagcgaggagaaggagaagggaAAGGCTGGAGCACAGGGAGTGGAGGGAGAGGAGAAGGGAGAGGAAGAGGTGGACGACGTGTCCGCCCTGCCGGCCAAAGTGGCCGGGCTGGTGGAGGTGTATCGCTCTTCCCTGATTCTCTCCCGGGAAGCTTGCCTTTCCCCGCCGCTCACCTCCCAAACCTTCGGctacctcttcttcttcaccaACACCTCTTTGCTCAACACCTTGTTGGAGAGAG ATGGACTCTTTTCTTGGTCCCGAGCTGTGCAGATCCGTACAAACTTGGACTTGGTCCTGGACTGGCTCCAGGGGGCGGGACTTGGGGACATTGCCTCCGagttcatgaagaagctgtcaGTCATTGTCAACTTTTTATGTATTCCGAAAACCCGTCTCATCCAG TCCTCCTGGAACAGTTTACAAGAGGATCACGCCTTGTTAAGCCCTGCCCAACTGCACCACCTTCTCACTCATTATAAACTGGGACCAAGCAGAGCCCCCCCAGTCTCCTGGGCTCCCCCACCTGGCACGGAGCTAAGTGGAG ACATATTTGAGAGCTTCCTGGACCACCCTCCTCTCATCCTGCCAAACGAGACTCCTCGCCTTGACTTATCTCAGCCGGTGCCGAGCTCGGACCTCCTGAAGGAAGTGACGCGTCTCCGCACCTTCTTGTGGGGCCTCGACCAGGACGAGCTCCCCGCCAATCAAAGGACTCGGCTTTGA
- the rasip1 gene encoding ras-interacting protein 1 isoform X1, which yields MEGSGSPRVRKLHFPVGLWINSPRKHFAKLGRRWPSAVSVKSTTSSDAASLHEAPSIPSSSLSNSTPSLASPNPSPSPSPAFLRPRPAAPQSRAKRLSHLFLRGRSNSDRDRAVGERERELWAHSAASSSHHYVPPATSSAPGLIKIYGDALSSGANYRSLLANTHSTASQLIAQVITRYTEREREETDDAVIQKHIPEDFLLCDVIGKPIQQPDGAIKWETECRRNVAPWECPLLLADMWRPKDGFERRFEIQRKEDYEREEREREREGESYQGVRWRRSRMSSGGAAEEGERGHRGRNSELRRSISDMNLSLRRRQGNHVTNDPRGGGSRPANNNGAVQDRKNIVSMINPLQGEIRASKAEAKVGWTHQQPEEEKDYSSCDLEMMSQSLILPPTDRPYFLLLQGYDQSKDFVLYIMAGHTHVFGRKPTMREREKDKERERKGKKPLKVDTFLSAPDLLARHLLVRRDSAVPETPTGRALIRPFRGGGVTHNGVALYRETVLNPGDIIGLGNHFLFLYRDPRVTPAPPLALTLPWHSDGSHPCCSSGLADKQEALRHYLGSTESVLKFHPRHADGLLQEILSKNSSPDSGGGPLAPAYLLSIMIDHASKCLDPALTPQILLKAANQIKEIVWDNIKEFGDKHPTQNSSEPEIEISTANVQKLSSDLRPLMFWMSNATELLNFFQVKVEVMEKEWEFEAPGDPVLTADMDTCSEALAQLDDVIMHTFQQCVYHLTKTLYSLLPALLDTNPFSSEEKEKGKAGAQGVEGEEKGEEEVDDVSALPAKVAGLVEVYRSSLILSREACLSPPLTSQTFGYLFFFTNTSLLNTLLERDGLFSWSRAVQIRTNLDLVLDWLQGAGLGDIASEFMKKLSVIVNFLCIPKTRLIQSSWNSLQEDHALLSPAQLHHLLTHYKLGPSRAPPVSWAPPPGTELSGDIFESFLDHPPLILPNETPRLDLSQPVPSSDLLKEVTRLRTFLWGLDQDELPANQRTRL from the exons ATGGAGGGGTCAGGCAGTCCTCGTGTCAGAAAGCTCCACTTCCCAGTAGGTCTTTGGATCAATTCCCCCAGGAAACATTTTGCAAAGCTGGGGCGTCGCTGGCCCAGCGCTGTCTCTGTCAA GTCGACCACCAGCTCTGACGCGGCCTCACTTCACGAGGCGCCCTCCATTCCTTCCTCTTCCCTGTCTAACTCCACTCCCTCGCTGGCTTCCCCAAACCCGTCGCCGTCTCCTTCCCCGGCCTTCCTCAGGCCTCGGCCGGCTGCGCCCCAGTCGCGCGCCAAGCGCCTTTCCCACCTCTTCCTACGGGGGCGCTCCAACAGCGACCGAGACCGAGCGGTGGGGGAGAGGGAGCGAGAGCTTTGGGCCCACTCGGCGGCCTCCTCCTCTCACCACTATGTGCCCCCGGCCACTTCTTCTGCTCCGGGCCTGATCAAGATCTATGGAGATGCTCTATCCAGTGGCGCTAACTATCGCTCCCTGCTGGCCAACACTCACTCTACGGCCAGTCAGCTCATCGCTCAGGTCATCACTCGCTacacagagagagagcgggAGGAGACAGATGATGCAG TTATCCAGAAACACATCCCTGAGGACTTCCTTCTGTGTGATGTAATCGGAAAGCCCATCCAGCAGCCAGATGGAGCTATCAAGTGGGAGACGGAGTGTCGGAGAAATGTAGCCCCATGGGAGTGCCCCTTGTTGTTGGCGGACATGTGGCGGCCCAAGGATGGATTCGAGCGGCGGTTTGAAATTCAGAGGAAGGAAGACTACGAACGAGAGGAGAGGGAGCGGGAGAGGGAAGGAGAGAGCTATCAAG GTGTGCGCTGGAGGCGAAGCAGGATGTCGTCAGGGGGCGCAGCGGAGGAGGGCGAGCGTGGCCACCGCGGAAGGAACTCGGAGCTCAGGAGGAGCATCAGTGACATGAACCTCAGCCTGAGGCGCCGCCAAGGCAACCACGTGACCAACGACCCGCGTGGAGGTGGCAGCCGGCCCGCCAACAACAACGGAGCGGTGCAGGACAGGAAAAACATTGTGAGCATGATCAACCCGCTGCAAGGAGAG ATTAGAGCATCAAAGGCAGAGGCAAAGGTCGGCTGGACGCACCAGCAGCCAGAGGAGGAGAAGGACTACTCCAGCTGTGACCTGGAGATGATGTCCCAAAGTTTGATCCTTCCACCTACGGACCGGCCCTACTTCTTGTTGCTGCAGGGTTACGACCAGAGCAAG gattttgttttgtacattATGGCGGGACATACGCACGTGtttgggagaaaacccacgatgAGGGAACGGGAGAAGGacaaagaaagagagaggaagGGGAAGAAGCCCCTCAAGGTGGACACATTCCTGTCTGCACCTGACCTCTTGGCCAGACACTTACTTGTGAGGAGGGATTCTGCTGTTCCCGAGACCCCCACTGGGCGAG CCTTGATCCGTCCTTTCCGAGGAGGTGGCGTCACACACAACGGGGTGGCTCTTTACAGGGAGACAGTCCTAAACCCCGGCGATATCATCGGTCTCGGGAACCACTTCCTCTTCTTGTACCGCGACCCCCGAGTCACCCCGGCTCCTCCGTTGGCATTGACGCTGCCGTGGCACTCGGACGGCTCGCATCCATGCTGCTCCTCGGGGTTGGCGGACAAGCAGGAGGCGCTGAGGCACTATCTAGGATCCACAGAGTCTGTTCTGAAGTTCCATCCTCGGCACGCTGATGGCTTGTTGCAG GAGATACTGTCGAAAAACTCCTCTCCCGACTCCGGAGGAGGGCCTTTGGCGCCGGCGTATCTGCTGTCAATCATGATCGACCACGCGTCCAAGTGCCTCGATCCTGCGCTCACGCCGCAGATATTGCTCAAGGCGGCCAATCAGATCAAAGAAATTGTGTGG GATAACATTAAGGAATTTGGGGATAAGCATCCCACGCAAAA TTCCAGTGAGCCAGAAATCGAGATTAGCACAGCCAATGTCCAGAAGTTGTCATCGGACCTTAGACCCTTGATGTTCTGGATGTCCAACGCCACTGAGCTCCTCAACTTCTTCCAGGTTAAAGTGGAAGTCATGGAGAAAGAGTGGGAATTTGAAG CCCCAGGAGATCCGGTGTTGACTGCCGACATGGACACATGCTCAGAAGCTCTCGCTCAACTCGACGACGTCATCATGCACACCTTCCAGCAGTGCGTCTATCACCTAACAAAG ACCCTCTACTCCCTCCTTCCTGCGCTGCTGGACACCAACCCTTTCTCCagcgaggagaaggagaagggaAAGGCTGGAGCACAGGGAGTGGAGGGAGAGGAGAAGGGAGAGGAAGAGGTGGACGACGTGTCCGCCCTGCCGGCCAAAGTGGCCGGGCTGGTGGAGGTGTATCGCTCTTCCCTGATTCTCTCCCGGGAAGCTTGCCTTTCCCCGCCGCTCACCTCCCAAACCTTCGGctacctcttcttcttcaccaACACCTCTTTGCTCAACACCTTGTTGGAGAGAG ATGGACTCTTTTCTTGGTCCCGAGCTGTGCAGATCCGTACAAACTTGGACTTGGTCCTGGACTGGCTCCAGGGGGCGGGACTTGGGGACATTGCCTCCGagttcatgaagaagctgtcaGTCATTGTCAACTTTTTATGTATTCCGAAAACCCGTCTCATCCAG TCCTCCTGGAACAGTTTACAAGAGGATCACGCCTTGTTAAGCCCTGCCCAACTGCACCACCTTCTCACTCATTATAAACTGGGACCAAGCAGAGCCCCCCCAGTCTCCTGGGCTCCCCCACCTGGCACGGAGCTAAGTGGAG ACATATTTGAGAGCTTCCTGGACCACCCTCCTCTCATCCTGCCAAACGAGACTCCTCGCCTTGACTTATCTCAGCCGGTGCCGAGCTCGGACCTCCTGAAGGAAGTGACGCGTCTCCGCACCTTCTTGTGGGGCCTCGACCAGGACGAGCTCCCCGCCAATCAAAGGACTCGGCTTTGA